Proteins from a genomic interval of Montipora capricornis isolate CH-2021 unplaced genomic scaffold, ASM3666992v2 scaffold_455, whole genome shotgun sequence:
- the LOC138036046 gene encoding integrase/recombinase xerD homolog, which translates to MASPTDNQVVSRVREAAKRILGAGRPNRKEPLSTDVLKDIVEGADLSNILHLRNVCLYVLAYAGFFRSEEVLNIRMNHIHFHEGCMIIKVEKSKTDQLRQGDQVVIAQSGGSVCPVFLLKTYLRKLDIDPHSNEFIFRLLVRTKSSCKLTQKNKPISYTTFRDQLVKSLQNVVPDPSVYGTHSFRSGGASRAANSGVNDRLFQKHGRWKSVAAKNGYIKDDISSRLSVAKSLGL; encoded by the coding sequence ATGGCCTCTCCTACCGATAATCAAGTAGTTTCTAGAGTTCGTGAAGCCGCCAAGAGAATTTTAGGCGCTGGGAGACCCAATAGGAAGGAGCCCCTTTCCACTGATGTCTTAAAGGACATTGTGGAAGGTGCGGACTTGTCAAACATTCTGCACCTTAGAAATGTATGTCTATATGTGTTAGCTTATGCGGGGTTTTTTAGATCCGAGGAGGTTCTTAATATCAGAATGAATCACATTCATTTCCACGAAGGGTGCATGATTATCAAAGTAGAAAAAAGTAAGACCGACCAGCTTCGACAAGGCGATCAGGTTGTTATTGCTCAATCAGGGGGTAGCGTCTGTCCGGTTTTCTTATTGAAAACCTACCTTAGGAAATTAGATATCGACCCCCACTCCAATGAATTTATTTTCCGACTGTTGGTTAGAACTAAGTCCTCCTGCAAGTTGACTCAGAAGAATAAGCCTATTTCCTATACAACGTTTAGAGATCAGTTAGTGAAAAGCCTACAGAACGTAGTTCCTGATCCCTCTGTTTATGGGACTCATTCCTTTCGGTCAGGTGGAGCCTCTAGGGCCGCCAACAGTGGGGTTAATGATAGGCTTTTCCAGAAACATGGAAGATGGAAGAGTGTTGCAGCTAAGAATGGTTACATCAAGGACGACATTTCTTCACGACTTTCAGTCGCGAAGTCTTTGGGGCTTTAG